Proteins from a genomic interval of Luteolibacter sp. Y139:
- a CDS encoding PH domain-containing protein: MKSDGNAARIFALERPDPALWKLYVIRAILSGPGMLIAFPYLYFRYHTLRYRFDDEGIHMKVGILFRREVNLTYARIQDIHLRSGFIQRWLGLADVQVQTASGNAGAELVIEGFREFEQIRDFLYMRMRGARGGEQAAGTHSGVPAIAGEAPTGMVEVLSQIRDELRRTREALERKGGGDV, translated from the coding sequence GTGAAGTCCGATGGAAATGCTGCGCGCATCTTTGCCCTGGAACGTCCCGATCCGGCGCTGTGGAAGCTGTATGTAATCCGCGCAATCCTGAGCGGGCCGGGGATGCTGATCGCATTCCCGTATCTGTATTTCCGCTACCACACGTTGCGGTATCGTTTCGATGACGAAGGGATTCACATGAAGGTGGGGATCCTGTTCCGGCGGGAGGTGAATCTGACTTACGCGCGGATACAGGACATTCACCTGCGCTCGGGATTCATTCAGCGCTGGCTGGGCCTGGCCGATGTGCAGGTGCAGACGGCTTCGGGGAATGCGGGGGCGGAGCTGGTCATCGAAGGGTTCCGTGAATTCGAGCAGATCCGGGATTTCCTGTACATGCGGATGCGTGGGGCGCGTGGTGGCGAGCAGGCTGCGGGTACGCATTCAGGAGTGCCTGCTATCGCGGGCGAAGCGCCGACGGGAATGGTGGAGGTGCTTTCGCAAATCCGCGATGAGCTACGCCGGACGCGCGAGGCGCTCGAACGGAAAGGAGGGGGCGATGTATAG